The following coding sequences are from one Acipenser ruthenus chromosome 7, fAciRut3.2 maternal haplotype, whole genome shotgun sequence window:
- the LOC117415548 gene encoding mitogen-activated protein kinase 8B isoform X2: protein MNRNKREKEYYSLDVGDSTFTVLKRYQNLRPIGSGAQGIVCSAYDHNLERNVAIKKLSRPFQNQTHAKRAYRELVLMKCVNHKNIIGLLNVFTPQKSLEEFQDVYIVMELMDANLCQVIQMELDHERLSYLLYQTLCGIKHLHSAGIIHRDLKPSNIVVKSDCTLKILDFGLARTAATGLLMTPYVVTRYYRAPEVILGMGYQANVDIWSVGCIMAEMVRHKILFPGRDYIDQWNKVIEQLGTPSQEFLMKLNQSVRTYVENRPRYAGYTFEKLFPDVLFPADSEHNKLKASQARDLLSKMLVIDASKRISVDEALQHPYINVWYDPAEVEAPPPLITDKQLDEREHTVEEWKELIYKEVHECEERTKNGVIRGQPASLGAAVINGSQHPSSSSSVNDVSSMSTDPTLASDTDSSLETSAGPLGCCR, encoded by the exons ATGAATAGAAATAAGCGTGAAAAAGAATACTACAGTTTAGATGTTGGAGATTCAACATTTACTGTTTTGAAACGCTATCAAAATTTAAGACCTATTGGCTCAGGGGCCCAGGGAATTGTCTG TTCAGCATATGACCACAACCTTGAAAGAAATGTTGCCATTAAGAAACTTAGTCGTCCTTTTCAAAATCAAACCCATGCCAAAAGAGCTTACAGAGAACTGGTGCTAATGAAGTGTGTCAATCACAAAAAT ATTATTGGCCTACTTAATGTATTTACACCCCAAAAATCTCTTGAGGAATTCCAGGATGT TTACATTGTTATGGAGCTGATGGATGCCAATCTCTGTCAAGTGATTCAGATGGAGTTAGACCATGAGCGATTGTCCTACCTACTGTATCAGACGCTATGTGGAATCAAACATCTTCATTCAGCTGGAATCATACACAGG GATTTAAAACCCAGTAATATTGTAGTGAAGTCAGACTGCACACTGAAGATCCTTGACTTTGGACTAGCCAGGACAGCAGCCACTGGTTTATTGATGACACCTTATGTGGTCACACGCTATTACAGGGCACCTGAGGTCATTCTTGGAATGGGATATCAAGCAAATG TGGATATATGGTCTGTGGGGTGCATTATGGCAGAAATGGTTCGCCACAAAATCCTATTTCCAGGAAGGGACT ATATTGATCAGTGGAACAAAGTAATTGAACAGTTAGGGACACCATCCCAAGAGTTTTTGATGAAACTCAACCAATCCGTTAGAACCTATGTGGAAAACCGACCCAGGTATGCTGGATACACCTTTGAAAAGCTTTTCCCAGATGTCCTTTTTCCAGCTGACTCGGAGCACAACAAGCTCAAAG CTAGCCAAGCTAGAGATTTGCTATCTAAAATGCTTGTAATAGATGCATCCAAACGAATCTCTGTGGACGAGGCTCTTCAGCATCCATACATTAATGTCTGGTATGATCCTGCTGAAGTGGAAGCT CCCCCACCACTGATCACTGATAAGCAGTTAGATGAAAGAGAACACACAGTCGAGGAATGGAAAG AGTTGATATACAAGGAAGTCCATGAATGTGAAGAGAGGACGAAAAATGGGGTAATCCGAGGACAGCCTGCATCTTTAG gtgcagcagtgatcaatggcTCCCAGCATCCATCGTCGTCCTCATCTGTCAATGACGTATCCTCCATGTCAACAGACCCCACATTGGCTTCAGACACTGACAGCAGTTTAGAAACATCAGCTGGACCACTTGGCTGCTGTAGATGA
- the LOC117415548 gene encoding mitogen-activated protein kinase 8 isoform X1, with the protein MNRNKREKEYYSLDVGDSTFTVLKRYQNLRPIGSGAQGIVCSAYDHNLERNVAIKKLSRPFQNQTHAKRAYRELVLMKCVNHKNIIGLLNVFTPQKSLEEFQDVYIVMELMDANLCQVIQMELDHERLSYLLYQTLCGIKHLHSAGIIHRDLKPSNIVVKSDCTLKILDFGLARTAATGLLMTPYVVTRYYRAPEVILGMGYQANVDVWSIGCIMAEMVRGSVLFPGTDHIDQWNKVIEQLGTPSQEFLMKLNQSVRTYVENRPRYAGYTFEKLFPDVLFPADSEHNKLKASQARDLLSKMLVIDASKRISVDEALQHPYINVWYDPAEVEAPPPLITDKQLDEREHTVEEWKELIYKEVHECEERTKNGVIRGQPASLGAAVINGSQHPSSSSSVNDVSSMSTDPTLASDTDSSLETSAGPLGCCR; encoded by the exons ATGAATAGAAATAAGCGTGAAAAAGAATACTACAGTTTAGATGTTGGAGATTCAACATTTACTGTTTTGAAACGCTATCAAAATTTAAGACCTATTGGCTCAGGGGCCCAGGGAATTGTCTG TTCAGCATATGACCACAACCTTGAAAGAAATGTTGCCATTAAGAAACTTAGTCGTCCTTTTCAAAATCAAACCCATGCCAAAAGAGCTTACAGAGAACTGGTGCTAATGAAGTGTGTCAATCACAAAAAT ATTATTGGCCTACTTAATGTATTTACACCCCAAAAATCTCTTGAGGAATTCCAGGATGT TTACATTGTTATGGAGCTGATGGATGCCAATCTCTGTCAAGTGATTCAGATGGAGTTAGACCATGAGCGATTGTCCTACCTACTGTATCAGACGCTATGTGGAATCAAACATCTTCATTCAGCTGGAATCATACACAGG GATTTAAAACCCAGTAATATTGTAGTGAAGTCAGACTGCACACTGAAGATCCTTGACTTTGGACTAGCCAGGACAGCAGCCACTGGTTTATTGATGACACCTTATGTGGTCACACGCTATTACAGGGCACCTGAGGTCATTCTTGGAATGGGATATCAAGCAAATG ttgaTGTCTGGTCAATTGGCTGCATCATGGCAGAAATGGTCAGAGGTAGTGTGTTGTTTCCTGGCACAGATC ATATTGATCAGTGGAACAAAGTAATTGAACAGTTAGGGACACCATCCCAAGAGTTTTTGATGAAACTCAACCAATCCGTTAGAACCTATGTGGAAAACCGACCCAGGTATGCTGGATACACCTTTGAAAAGCTTTTCCCAGATGTCCTTTTTCCAGCTGACTCGGAGCACAACAAGCTCAAAG CTAGCCAAGCTAGAGATTTGCTATCTAAAATGCTTGTAATAGATGCATCCAAACGAATCTCTGTGGACGAGGCTCTTCAGCATCCATACATTAATGTCTGGTATGATCCTGCTGAAGTGGAAGCT CCCCCACCACTGATCACTGATAAGCAGTTAGATGAAAGAGAACACACAGTCGAGGAATGGAAAG AGTTGATATACAAGGAAGTCCATGAATGTGAAGAGAGGACGAAAAATGGGGTAATCCGAGGACAGCCTGCATCTTTAG gtgcagcagtgatcaatggcTCCCAGCATCCATCGTCGTCCTCATCTGTCAATGACGTATCCTCCATGTCAACAGACCCCACATTGGCTTCAGACACTGACAGCAGTTTAGAAACATCAGCTGGACCACTTGGCTGCTGTAGATGA
- the LOC117415548 gene encoding mitogen-activated protein kinase 8 isoform X3, producing MNRNKREKEYYSLDVGDSTFTVLKRYQNLRPIGSGAQGIVCSAYDHNLERNVAIKKLSRPFQNQTHAKRAYRELVLMKCVNHKNIIGLLNVFTPQKSLEEFQDVYIVMELMDANLCQVIQMELDHERLSYLLYQTLCGIKHLHSAGIIHRDLKPSNIVVKSDCTLKILDFGLARTAATGLLMTPYVVTRYYRAPEVILGMGYQANVDVWSIGCIMAEMVRGSVLFPGTDHIDQWNKVIEQLGTPSQEFLMKLNQSVRTYVENRPRYAGYTFEKLFPDVLFPADSEHNKLKASQARDLLSKMLVIDASKRISVDEALQHPYINVWYDPAEVEAPPPLITDKQLDEREHTVEEWKELIYKEVHECEERTKNGVIRGQPASLAQVQQ from the exons ATGAATAGAAATAAGCGTGAAAAAGAATACTACAGTTTAGATGTTGGAGATTCAACATTTACTGTTTTGAAACGCTATCAAAATTTAAGACCTATTGGCTCAGGGGCCCAGGGAATTGTCTG TTCAGCATATGACCACAACCTTGAAAGAAATGTTGCCATTAAGAAACTTAGTCGTCCTTTTCAAAATCAAACCCATGCCAAAAGAGCTTACAGAGAACTGGTGCTAATGAAGTGTGTCAATCACAAAAAT ATTATTGGCCTACTTAATGTATTTACACCCCAAAAATCTCTTGAGGAATTCCAGGATGT TTACATTGTTATGGAGCTGATGGATGCCAATCTCTGTCAAGTGATTCAGATGGAGTTAGACCATGAGCGATTGTCCTACCTACTGTATCAGACGCTATGTGGAATCAAACATCTTCATTCAGCTGGAATCATACACAGG GATTTAAAACCCAGTAATATTGTAGTGAAGTCAGACTGCACACTGAAGATCCTTGACTTTGGACTAGCCAGGACAGCAGCCACTGGTTTATTGATGACACCTTATGTGGTCACACGCTATTACAGGGCACCTGAGGTCATTCTTGGAATGGGATATCAAGCAAATG ttgaTGTCTGGTCAATTGGCTGCATCATGGCAGAAATGGTCAGAGGTAGTGTGTTGTTTCCTGGCACAGATC ATATTGATCAGTGGAACAAAGTAATTGAACAGTTAGGGACACCATCCCAAGAGTTTTTGATGAAACTCAACCAATCCGTTAGAACCTATGTGGAAAACCGACCCAGGTATGCTGGATACACCTTTGAAAAGCTTTTCCCAGATGTCCTTTTTCCAGCTGACTCGGAGCACAACAAGCTCAAAG CTAGCCAAGCTAGAGATTTGCTATCTAAAATGCTTGTAATAGATGCATCCAAACGAATCTCTGTGGACGAGGCTCTTCAGCATCCATACATTAATGTCTGGTATGATCCTGCTGAAGTGGAAGCT CCCCCACCACTGATCACTGATAAGCAGTTAGATGAAAGAGAACACACAGTCGAGGAATGGAAAG AGTTGATATACAAGGAAGTCCATGAATGTGAAGAGAGGACGAAAAATGGGGTAATCCGAGGACAGCCTGCATCTTTAG CACAggtgcagcagtga